In a genomic window of Muntiacus reevesi chromosome 1, mMunRee1.1, whole genome shotgun sequence:
- the LOC136169222 gene encoding nuclear envelope pore membrane protein POM 121-like, producing MGGYLSRPRPRPSSPALRGRDQPESPECLGPAHTASRVPPAFRVHSGPPTQDLARRLSYEGFMASPRRRLYRRRFVLVHRWLYSIQQARCSFWGFFPSVPRSGHQKPLPSACSSKMFYTSVILRMVSAKGRLTLRLPLKQTVTCTWSSFSVQLPNLCVKEILVRALEESGQLRGKEEKDLTALAESRKGLAKQKKGHSAQESEDEQRKGSNPGGNAKSAFRRLMIDGVLSSFVPRPGPLVLCSKSPEDILIRKSQTSFLSSYSKRNAITSSYSSSRVFPQLQRSGPGAARLLGSESSHLHVLSEQTSEEGHGPNPSASMEPQRKIEDEKIADDHLRKKLNLNCSQSSDSSRPRKRKIPLLLPSKQNGPLILPPPLQIGYPVTAEVLDLEKRAVIRWINNVLKG from the coding sequence ATGGGCGGTTACCTGAGCCGGCCTCGCCCTCGCCCGTCGTCACCTGCTCTACGGGGCAGGGACCAGCCAGAGAGCCCCGAGTGCCTTGGGCCTGCGCACACCGCCAGCCGTGTTCCCCCAGCTTTCCGGGTTCACTCGGGGCCCCCAACTCAGGACCTGGCTCGCAGGCTGTCCTATGAGGGTTTCATGGCTTCACCCCGTCGTCGTCTGTACCGTCGGCGGTTTGTCCTAGTCCATCGGTGGCTATATTCAATCCAGCAAGCCCGGTGTtccttttggggttttttcccctctgtgccCAGGAGTGGCCATCAGAAGCCATTGCCGTCTGCTTGCAGTTCCAAGATGTTCTACACCTCAGTGATCCTGAGGATGGTATCCGCAAAGGGCAGACTGACGCTCCGTTTGCCTCTGAAGCAGACAGTCACCTGTACCTGGTCTTCATTTTCTGTTCAGCTCCCAAACCTTTGTGTCAAGGAGATTCTGGTGAGGGCCCTAGAAGAGAGTGGTCAactgagaggaaaggaagagaaggaccTGACAGCCTTGGCTGAGAGCAGAAAGGGGCTAGCAAAGCAAAAGAAAGGGCACTCAGCCCAGGAGAGTGAGGATGAACAGAGaaagggctcgaacccaggtggGAATGCGAAGTCCGCGTTTAGACGCCTCATGATCGATGGTGTCCTCTCGTCCTTTGTGCCCAGGCCTGGGCCTCTGGTTCTCTGTTCCAAGAGCCCTGAAGATATCCTGATTAGGAAATCCCAGACCTCCTTTTTGAGTTCATACAGCAAGCGAAATGCCATCACCAGTTCATACAGCTCCTCAAGAGTTTTCCCACAGCTCCAGAGGAGTGGTCCAGGCGCAGCCAGGCTCCTGGGCTCAGAGTCATCACATCTGCATGTGCTCTCAGAGCAAACCAGCGAGGAGGGCCATGGGCCTAACCCTTCAGCGTCAATGGAACCGCAGAGGAAGATCGAGGATGAAAAAATTGCAGATGACCACTTAAGGAAGAAACTAAACTTAAATTGCTCACAGTCATCTGACAGTTCCAGGCCCCGCAAACGCAAGATTCCTCTGCTGCTGCCCTCCAAGCAAAATGGCCCACtgatcctgcccccacccctccagaTAGGTTATCCAGTAACTGCTGAAGTCCTTGACCTCGAGAAGAGAGCTGTGATCCGGTGGATTAACAACGTCTTGAAAGGGTAA